In Pseudemcibacter aquimaris, the sequence AGAAAGAATTATGAAAAAAATCATAAAAATTATACTACGACAATTGTGCTTGCTTATGTTTCCTGAATTGAAAACTGCACCTGAAAACATTCCAATTTTAACGACATTAAAATGTGCGGTTATTCAAAAAATATTTCGTGTAAATGCTCATGTACCATGGCCAGTTCATTGGACCTCACAAATTAGACAGCCTTCAAAGATTAAACGTGGAACAAGATTCCCTGGATTATCACTGAATTGCTACATAGATGCAAGGAATGGGGTGCTGATTGGGAAAAATACTTGGATTGGACCACGTGTCTCTTTAATTTCAATGAATCATGATATTGAGAACTTTAATAACTATATTAAGAATACCCCAATTATTGTAGGAGATAATTGTTGGATAGCAACCAATGCCACAATACTTCCAGGCGTAGAGTTAGGCGATCATACAATAGTTGCAGCAGGAGCCGTAGTGAATAAGTCTTTCCCGAAAGGAAATCAAATCATAGGAGGTGTACCCGCGAAATTAATACAAGAAATAAATCCAT encodes:
- a CDS encoding acyltransferase produces the protein MKKIIKIILRQLCLLMFPELKTAPENIPILTTLKCAVIQKIFRVNAHVPWPVHWTSQIRQPSKIKRGTRFPGLSLNCYIDARNGVLIGKNTWIGPRVSLISMNHDIENFNNYIKNTPIIVGDNCWIATNATILPGVELGDHTIVAAGAVVNKSFPKGNQIIGGVPAKLIQEINPYNPTEEEEQV